A region of the Pseudomonas sp. A34-9 genome:
TTTCAGCAATCATGAAAAAGCCCCGCCTGACTGAGTCAGGCGGGGCTTTTGCGTTACAGCAGGGCGCTTAGTTCGAGCTGACTGCCGAACGTGGCATCACTGGCTGGTTGTCGTTGGAAATGGTCACTTCCACACGACGGTTCATCGCACGGCCCGAAGCGCTGCCATTCTCGGCAACCGGGTATTCCTTGCCGTAGCCTTGAGTGACGATACGCGCTGGATCAACACCCATTTTCACCAGTGCGGTGCGCACGGAGTTGGCGCGACGCTCAGACAGCGACTGGTTGTGGCTGGCGGTACCGGTGCTGTCGGTGTAGCCCTCGACGATCACTTTGCGATCCGGGTTTTCCTGGAGGAACTGCGCCAGTTTGTTGATGTTCACCAGACCGCTGGATTTCAGGTCGGCACGGTCGGTTGCGAACAGCACATCACCGAAGGTCACCAGCGTACCGCGATCGGTCTGCTTGGCGTTGAGGCTGTCCTGCAGCTGCTTGATCTGCTGATCGCGAGCATCCAGACGCGCCTGGGCACGTTGGGCGGCGGCGTTCTTCAGGTTGTTTTCAGCGGTGCGCAGAGCGATGGTCTGCTTGGCCACTTCTACGCGCTGGTTGGTCAGGTAGGCCAGTTGGTCAACCTTGGCTGCGTCTTGTTTGTCCAGGTAAGCCTTGTCGGCCTTATCCAGGTAATCACTGGCGTCTTTGGTTTCCAGTGCCGCGACTTTGCTCGCCTGCGGGTTGGCTTGCAGGCCCGAGTAGTTGGTGCGCGCCTGTTCCAGGTTCGGATTAGGCGGAGTCGAGCACGCAGCCAGAGCGACACTTGCGGCCAGAAGAGCTGGGATCATCAGTTGCTTGCGCATAATTTTTCGTCCTTTCTATCGATAAAGTTTCAGCGTTGCGATCGGGATGCGCGCTTACTGCTGCACTGGGCGCTGACTTTCCTGACGCAGTTCCTGAACACCTTTCTGGGAATCCTTTACAGCCAGTTCAGCCTTGGCTGCCTGAGCCTTGCGTTCGGCGACGCGAGCGTCCCACTCGGCCTGTTCGGACAGGCGACGGGCCTCGTCATACTTCTTGTCGTGCATGGCGATTTCGGCTTGTTTCAGTTTGTCCTGCGCTTGCTTCATCTCAACCGCGGCGAACTCTGTACCGCCAGCGCTGACCGCACTGTTCACGGCCGATTGGGTCACGGCGTACTGCTCGGTCGGTGGATTACCGGCGCAACCGGCCAGTACGAAGCTGGTGCCGATTGCCAGGGCGGCCAGTTTCAGACCGCGCAGGTGGGTAAACGTGGTTTGGTTTTTCATGGTCTTCAACTCCATTAGGCATCTCCTGAAAACATCTGAATCCATCCTGGTCGAGGAGCCGTAAGCGTCGTATGAAAGCGCGTTTTTGAAACGCTCGTTCCAGGCGTGGTTACTGGTTCCGACCGGTGGCATTTTTCAAAAGTTCAGAAAAGATGGCCTATCGCCAAAAAAACTTTGACCGAATGGACAAGGCTCTAAATCGGGAACTTTGGCGGGGGAGAGTGGTACGCGCGCGGTTTTAAGACGCCAAAAACACATCGATTTTCAGTTTGAAATACGATCCCTGTAGGAGTGAGCCTGCTCGCGATGGCGTCGTATCAGACAACAAAAATGTTGAATGAAAAACCGCTATCGCGAGCAGGCTCACTCCTACAGTTTGATCTAGGTTGTGTCAGTGTTTTTGCTTGCCTTCTGCGGCCGAGAGGTCATGTAAATGTCGGCGTGACAGCGCCAGAAACCGCGGCGTCGGCCCGACGTCTTCATACAGCGGATCGCCTTCCTCATCGGTCGCCACCACCGTCGAACCTTTCACATACGGCAGACTCGCTTCGAACTCTTCAAGCGCCGCGCCGATCAGTTCGCCGAGCAGTTCTTCGGCATGCCGTTTGGGGTACATCTCGGCAATCGCCGCCAAGCGCGCAGCGGCCTCGACGTCCAGATGAATCGTGTAGCCAGTGTCGGTCAGGCGACCTTTGGCGTTTTCTTCCCAATGCTGGGCGAGTTCACGAATTTTCATGATGACCTCATTTCGTGCCTGCTCATGGCAGGCCTGGGTGAGTGTCCGGCAGCGCCGGCGGCAAGCCGTTGTACGGCTTACTGTTGAGACTAGCTTTCGCCCGCAAGGTTTAAAGTCCCTTGGTCGGATGCTTGTAAGAAGCGTCGTAGAGCGGCACTCTCTAGGTCATGCACTCGTTTCTAAGCCGTCCGGATTACTGCTGGGGAATTGCTGATGACCGATATTGATGCACGCTTGCGCGAAGATGTTCACCTGCTCGGAGAGCTGTTGGGCAACACCATTCGAGACCAGTACGGCGAGGCTTTCCTCGACAAGATCGAGCAGATCCGCAAAGGCGCCAAGGCTGACCGGCGTGGCTCGATGGATGCTGAACTGAGTGCCAGCCTCAATCAATTGAGCGAAGACGAATTGCTCCCGGTAGCGCGGGCGTTCAACCAGTTTCTCAACCTGGCGAACATCGCCGAGCAGTATCAGTTGATCCATCGGCGCGAAGAGTCGCAGCCGGCACCGTTCGAATCCCGTGTGCTGCCGGAATTGCTCGCGCGTTTGCGCAGCGAAGGCCACAGCGCCGAATCGCTGGCCCGGCAACTGGCGCGGCTGGAAATTGAACTGGTGCTGACCGCGCACCCGACTGAAGTCGCGCGGCGCACGCTGATCCAGAAGTACGACGCGATCGCCGCGCAACTCGCCGCGCAGGACCATCGCGACCTGACCAGCGCCGAACGCGAACAGATTCAAAACACCCTGCAACGGCTGATCGCCGAAGCCTGGCATACCGAAGAAATCCGCCGCACGCGGCCGACGCCGGTTGATGAAGCCAAGTGGGGTTTCGCGGTGATCGAACACTCGCTGTGGCAAGCGATTCCCAACCATATGCGCAAGGCCGACAAGGCTTTGTATGACGCGACCGGCCTGCGTCTGCCACTGGAAGCGGCGCCGATCCGCTTCGCTTCTTGGATGGGCGGCGACCGAGACGGCAACCCCAACGTCACCGCCGCCGTGACCCGCGAAGTGCTACTGCTGGCGCGCTGGATGGCCGCCGATTTGTACCTGCGCGATGTCGACCATCTCGCGGCTGAACTGTC
Encoded here:
- a CDS encoding DUF4398 domain-containing protein gives rise to the protein MELKTMKNQTTFTHLRGLKLAALAIGTSFVLAGCAGNPPTEQYAVTQSAVNSAVSAGGTEFAAVEMKQAQDKLKQAEIAMHDKKYDEARRLSEQAEWDARVAERKAQAAKAELAVKDSQKGVQELRQESQRPVQQ
- a CDS encoding OmpA family protein, which encodes MRKQLMIPALLAASVALAACSTPPNPNLEQARTNYSGLQANPQASKVAALETKDASDYLDKADKAYLDKQDAAKVDQLAYLTNQRVEVAKQTIALRTAENNLKNAAAQRAQARLDARDQQIKQLQDSLNAKQTDRGTLVTFGDVLFATDRADLKSSGLVNINKLAQFLQENPDRKVIVEGYTDSTGTASHNQSLSERRANSVRTALVKMGVDPARIVTQGYGKEYPVAENGSASGRAMNRRVEVTISNDNQPVMPRSAVSSN
- a CDS encoding pilin assembly protein; the protein is MKIRELAQHWEENAKGRLTDTGYTIHLDVEAAARLAAIAEMYPKRHAEELLGELIGAALEEFEASLPYVKGSTVVATDEEGDPLYEDVGPTPRFLALSRRHLHDLSAAEGKQKH